The Mesomycoplasma flocculare ATCC 27399 genome includes a window with the following:
- the rpmA gene encoding 50S ribosomal protein L27, whose protein sequence is MAKTKAGGSTKNGRDSAGRRLGQKIADGQFALTGSIIYRQRGTKIYPGKNVGIGGDDSLFALVDGIVKFQKKRKRKYVSIMMAN, encoded by the coding sequence ATGGCAAAGACCAAAGCAGGTGGATCCACCAAAAATGGCCGAGATTCGGCTGGAAGAAGACTTGGGCAAAAAATTGCTGATGGCCAATTTGCGCTTACCGGTTCAATCATTTATAGACAAAGAGGGACTAAAATTTATCCTGGAAAAAATGTCGGAATCGGCGGTGATGATAGTTTGTTTGCCCTTGTTGATGGAATTGTTAAATTCCAAAAAAAAAGAAAACGTAAATACGTAAGCATTATGATGGCTAACTAA
- a CDS encoding alpha/beta fold hydrolase has translation MGNSEPEPEHFFCSKAKSKSILENWEYPFLINKSPFNKINVVFCHGFNSNHNVFWSSIEAINKELGINYYSFTLPGNNLTPATENQLYLEYYADLTVDFIKKLNLKEVILVGHSMGAANAALIYKRIPEIISKIVFIAPMNKANLPLKDLFYEKFFPKTPEEMLEFLTIYEYDKKKYKNPKYLKWAKTFFNYEYFNNKNIVDLSRNFLKNNMMDQIEEGLKQIKCPALLVLGEKDGIVLQQETKEYFEKLIGHVQTEIIPRTGHLIYSENPERFNKVFSMFLKN, from the coding sequence ATGGGGAATTCTGAACCAGAGCCAGAACACTTTTTTTGCTCAAAAGCGAAAAGTAAAAGTATTTTAGAAAACTGGGAATATCCTTTTCTAATCAATAAAAGCCCTTTTAACAAAATTAATGTTGTTTTTTGCCATGGTTTTAATTCAAATCATAATGTATTTTGAAGTTCAATTGAGGCGATTAATAAAGAACTTGGAATAAATTATTACAGTTTTACCTTGCCTGGAAATAATTTAACACCAGCTACCGAAAACCAACTTTATTTAGAATATTATGCGGATTTAACAGTTGATTTTATTAAAAAATTGAATCTAAAAGAAGTTATTCTAGTCGGGCATTCAATGGGGGCAGCAAATGCAGCTTTGATTTATAAAAGAATTCCTGAGATAATTTCGAAAATTGTTTTTATAGCCCCAATGAATAAAGCGAATCTTCCCTTAAAGGATTTGTTCTATGAAAAATTTTTTCCAAAAACTCCAGAAGAAATGCTTGAATTTTTGACTATTTATGAATATGATAAAAAAAAGTATAAAAATCCAAAATATTTAAAATGGGCTAAAACTTTTTTTAATTATGAATATTTTAACAATAAAAACATTGTTGATCTTTCTCGAAATTTTTTAAAAAATAATATGATGGATCAAATTGAAGAGGGGCTTAAGCAAATAAAATGTCCCGCACTTCTTGTTTTAGGCGAAAAAGATGGAATTGTGTTGCAGCAAGAAACTAAAGAGTATTTTGAAAAATTAATTGGGCATGTTCAAACTGAAATTATTCCCAGAACTGGTCACCTAATTTATAGCGAGAATCCTGAGCGTTTTAATAAAGTTTTTAGTATGTTTCTAAAAAACTAG
- a CDS encoding YitT family protein, protein MPSREKNETKNGSCSCASQKNHNFAKCLKKQLITRAEREIFQLNQDKINIKNFWKRKTLSITMMAFSSILFTLGVTFFLGFAKTLPTGVSAIPALITIIVNSQYNVDISWTFALIYFAINIPLMIFTLVKVANKSFSYLTFIWLFFQIIWNQVFSLDSPIKNFLVKNILIGDGNGKGSWTLFYYTIIGAILSGWSIGIAWKFGGSAGGTDYITYLIALKYRKPIEKIMFSISIFFGLLSLVLLYFIEPLQVDSQLFGQKLFALFLYLIVSSTIVGRIYPKYGKLLLQIYTNEPEKIIQHFKSIKYWHSYNIWEGISGYTNQRQWRVETIIFTIEKKAILEEVAKSKVNFWYSATRILQTTDRFDATKIH, encoded by the coding sequence ATGCCTTCTCGAGAAAAAAACGAAACAAAAAATGGGTCATGCTCTTGTGCGAGTCAAAAAAATCATAATTTTGCAAAATGTTTAAAAAAACAACTAATTACACGTGCAGAACGGGAAATTTTTCAGCTTAACCAAGACAAAATTAACATTAAAAACTTTTGAAAACGAAAAACATTATCAATCACAATGATGGCATTTTCTTCAATTCTTTTTACTTTAGGTGTTACATTTTTCCTTGGTTTTGCAAAAACCCTGCCCACTGGTGTCTCTGCAATTCCCGCTTTGATTACAATAATAGTTAACTCACAATACAATGTTGATATTAGTTGAACTTTTGCCTTAATATACTTTGCAATTAATATTCCGTTAATGATTTTCACGTTAGTGAAAGTCGCAAATAAAAGTTTTAGTTATCTTACTTTTATTTGACTTTTTTTCCAAATTATATGAAACCAAGTTTTTTCGCTAGATAGTCCAATAAAAAATTTTTTAGTTAAAAATATTTTAATTGGTGATGGAAATGGAAAAGGTTCTTGAACATTATTTTATTACACAATTATTGGTGCAATTTTATCAGGCTGGTCTATAGGAATTGCCTGAAAATTTGGCGGCTCTGCTGGTGGAACAGATTATATAACTTATTTAATAGCGTTAAAGTATCGCAAACCTATTGAGAAAATAATGTTTAGTATTTCAATATTTTTTGGACTTCTTTCGCTAGTTTTACTTTATTTTATTGAGCCTTTGCAAGTTGATAGTCAACTTTTTGGACAAAAACTATTTGCGCTGTTCCTTTATTTAATCGTAAGTTCAACGATTGTGGGTAGAATTTATCCAAAATATGGTAAATTACTTTTACAAATTTACACAAATGAACCCGAAAAAATTATTCAACATTTCAAATCAATCAAATACTGACATTCTTATAATATCTGAGAGGGAATTTCTGGTTATACAAATCAGCGACAATGACGTGTTGAGACAATAATTTTCACTATTGAGAAAAAGGCAATTTTAGAAGAAGTTGCAAAATCAAAGGTAAATTTTTGATATTCAGCAACAAGAATTTTACAAACAACCGATCGATTTGATGCAACAAAAATTCATTAA
- the rplU gene encoding 50S ribosomal protein L21 codes for MFAIIKSGGKQLKVEKDQIIYVEKINKNEGESVTFADVLFINGKIGAPFVKNASVTGIIEKQGKAKKIVVYRHNPKSTHKRKLGHRQPFTKVKITELKG; via the coding sequence ATGTTTGCAATTATTAAATCCGGTGGTAAACAGCTTAAAGTTGAAAAAGATCAAATAATTTACGTTGAAAAAATCAACAAAAATGAAGGCGAAAGTGTAACTTTTGCCGATGTTTTGTTTATTAATGGTAAAATAGGCGCTCCATTTGTTAAAAACGCAAGTGTTACAGGAATTATCGAAAAACAAGGGAAAGCGAAAAAAATTGTTGTCTACCGGCACAATCCAAAATCAACACACAAAAGAAAATTAGGTCATCGACAACCGTTTACAAAAGTAAAAATCACGGAATTGAAAGGATAG